The following coding sequences lie in one Streptomyces venezuelae genomic window:
- a CDS encoding serine hydrolase domain-containing protein, translating into MTREIRVQGTVADGYEAVREEFTAVLANELPAYEGQLVAHVRGRRVVDLWVGPDVTAGSLYGVFSSTKGAAHLVVALLVQDGVLDLDRAVAAYWPEFAAEGKGAVTLRELLAHRAGVAGADAGFAPEELADDRAIAARLAAQRPLWRPGSAFGYHAFSIGALAGEVVFRATGRTLREVYEERVRAPYELDFFLGLPEEHEKRFRSVQPMAPTPEQTALLAAEPAQPHTFNALAFNRHAPEPTDLESAPNSRPLRAGGNASFGGVASARGLAGMYAAAVTGVDGREPLLTAATVAAFGQVQSVGHDLVAGAFKAFAVGFQAPSVAVYPFLGAGTIGHSGAAGSQAFADPRGGLAYGYTRRRFAYPGGPAVENERLVRAIHEAALAAG; encoded by the coding sequence ATGACCCGTGAGATCCGAGTGCAGGGCACGGTCGCCGACGGGTACGAGGCGGTGCGCGAGGAGTTCACCGCCGTACTCGCGAACGAGCTGCCCGCGTACGAGGGTCAGCTGGTCGCCCACGTGCGGGGGCGCCGGGTCGTCGACCTGTGGGTGGGCCCGGACGTCACCGCCGGGAGTCTGTACGGCGTCTTCTCGTCGACCAAGGGCGCCGCCCACCTCGTCGTGGCCCTGCTCGTGCAGGACGGGGTCCTCGACCTGGACCGCGCGGTGGCCGCGTACTGGCCGGAGTTCGCCGCCGAGGGCAAGGGCGCGGTGACCCTGCGGGAGCTGCTCGCGCATCGGGCGGGTGTCGCGGGCGCCGACGCCGGTTTCGCGCCCGAAGAGCTCGCCGACGACCGCGCCATCGCCGCGCGCCTCGCCGCCCAACGCCCGTTGTGGCGCCCGGGGAGCGCCTTCGGCTATCACGCCTTCTCCATCGGGGCCCTCGCCGGAGAGGTCGTGTTCCGCGCCACCGGGCGGACCCTGCGGGAGGTGTACGAGGAGCGCGTGCGCGCCCCGTACGAGCTGGACTTCTTCCTCGGGCTGCCCGAGGAGCACGAGAAGCGGTTCCGTTCCGTGCAGCCGATGGCGCCCACGCCCGAGCAGACGGCCCTGCTCGCCGCGGAGCCCGCCCAGCCGCACACCTTCAACGCGCTCGCCTTCAACCGCCACGCCCCCGAGCCCACCGACCTGGAGTCGGCGCCCAACTCCCGGCCCCTGCGCGCCGGGGGGAACGCCTCGTTCGGCGGGGTGGCGTCCGCGCGGGGCCTCGCGGGGATGTACGCGGCGGCGGTCACGGGCGTCGACGGCCGGGAGCCGCTGCTCACGGCGGCCACGGTCGCCGCGTTCGGGCAGGTCCAGTCCGTCGGGCACGATCTGGTCGCGGGCGCCTTCAAGGCCTTCGCGGTCGGCTTCCAGGCGCCGTCGGTGGCCGTGTACCCGTTCCTGGGCGCGGGCACGATCGGGCACAGCGGCGCGGCCGGCTCGCAGGCGTTCGCCGACCCGCGCGGCGGCCTCGCCTACGGCTACACGCGGCGCCGGTTCGCCTACCCGGGCGGCCCGGCCGTCGAGAACGAGCGGCTGGTCAGGGCCATCCATGAGGCGGCGCTCGCGGCGGGCTGA
- a CDS encoding organic hydroperoxide resistance protein — translation MSIQKIDVKYTAVATAENGRDGRVASDDGKLDVVVNPPKEMGGSGAGTNPEQLFAAGYSACFQGALGVVARKENADISGSTVTAKVGIGQNEAGGFGLEVAITASIPNVDAATAQSLVEKAHQVCPYSNATRGNIKVEVSAA, via the coding sequence ATGTCCATCCAGAAGATCGACGTCAAGTACACCGCCGTGGCCACCGCGGAGAACGGCCGCGACGGCCGTGTCGCCAGCGACGACGGCAAGCTCGACGTCGTCGTGAACCCGCCGAAGGAGATGGGCGGCAGCGGCGCCGGCACCAACCCGGAGCAGCTCTTCGCCGCCGGCTACAGCGCCTGCTTCCAGGGCGCCCTCGGCGTCGTCGCCCGCAAGGAGAACGCCGACATCTCCGGCTCGACCGTGACCGCCAAGGTCGGCATCGGCCAGAACGAGGCCGGCGGCTTCGGCCTGGAGGTCGCCATCACCGCCTCCATCCCGAACGTGGACGCGGCCACCGCGCAGTCGCTGGTCGAGAAGGCACACCAGGTGTGCCCGTACTCGAACGCCACGCGCGGCAACATCAAGGTCGAGGTCTCGGCCGCCTGA
- a CDS encoding NADP-dependent oxidoreductase, which produces MTVTPEQQLPSVSREWHLVRRPSGWPVPEDFALREVPVEAPAEGRVLVRNLYFSVDPYMRGRMNDVKSYVPPFQLDRPMEGGAVGEVVASNAEGFAVGDHVLHFAGWREYASVPAQHATKVDPEAAPLSAYLGVLGMTGLTAYAGLLEVASFKEGDAVFVSGAAGAVGGQVGQIAKLKGASRVVGSAGSDDKVKLLVEEYGFDAAFNYKDDKSVAEQLKEAAPDGIDVYFDNVGGEHLEAAISRLNVHGRVTICGMIAGYNDTEPTPAPRNLALVIGKRLRLQGMLVQDHAALQPEFVREVGGWIRSGELKYRETVVEGVENGVEAFLGMLRGENTGKMIVSLA; this is translated from the coding sequence ATGACCGTCACCCCCGAGCAGCAGCTTCCCTCCGTCAGCCGCGAGTGGCACCTCGTGCGGCGCCCGTCCGGCTGGCCGGTCCCGGAGGACTTCGCGCTGCGCGAGGTTCCCGTGGAGGCCCCGGCCGAGGGCCGCGTCCTCGTGCGCAACCTGTACTTCTCCGTCGACCCGTACATGCGGGGCCGGATGAACGACGTGAAGTCGTACGTGCCGCCGTTCCAGCTCGACCGCCCCATGGAGGGCGGCGCGGTCGGCGAGGTCGTCGCGTCGAACGCCGAGGGTTTCGCCGTGGGCGACCACGTCCTGCACTTCGCGGGCTGGCGCGAGTACGCCTCCGTGCCCGCCCAGCACGCCACCAAGGTCGACCCGGAGGCCGCGCCGCTCTCCGCCTACCTCGGCGTGCTCGGCATGACGGGCCTGACCGCGTACGCCGGGCTGCTCGAAGTGGCCTCCTTCAAGGAGGGCGACGCCGTCTTCGTCTCCGGCGCGGCCGGTGCGGTCGGCGGCCAGGTCGGCCAGATCGCCAAGCTGAAGGGCGCCTCGCGCGTGGTCGGCTCGGCCGGCTCGGACGACAAGGTGAAGCTCCTCGTCGAGGAGTACGGCTTCGACGCGGCCTTCAACTACAAGGACGACAAGTCCGTCGCCGAGCAGCTCAAGGAGGCGGCCCCCGACGGCATCGACGTCTACTTCGACAACGTGGGCGGCGAGCACCTGGAGGCCGCGATCAGCCGCCTCAACGTGCACGGCCGCGTCACCATCTGCGGCATGATCGCGGGCTACAACGACACCGAGCCGACGCCCGCCCCGCGCAACCTCGCCCTGGTCATCGGCAAGCGGCTGCGCCTGCAGGGCATGCTCGTGCAGGACCACGCGGCGCTGCAGCCCGAGTTCGTGCGCGAGGTCGGCGGCTGGATCCGCTCCGGCGAGCTCAAGTACCGCGAGACGGTCGTCGAGGGCGTGGAGAACGGCGTGGAGGCCTTCCTCGGCATGCTGCGCGGCGAGAACACCGGAAAGATGATCGTCTCGCTCGCGTGA
- a CDS encoding MarR family winged helix-turn-helix transcriptional regulator translates to MDTSGSGDRVPRDRSPHTDPLTLEVVELIGTVVARYHGEYEEAAAGHALTGAQARVLGLLSLEPMPMRRIAQKLKCEPSNITGIVDRLAARGLVERRPDAADRRVKLAAPTAEGARVARSLRESLDFAREPLAELSREERLVLRGLLRRMAGQEI, encoded by the coding sequence ATGGACACCAGTGGCTCCGGCGACCGCGTACCTCGCGACCGCTCTCCCCACACCGATCCGCTGACACTCGAAGTCGTCGAGCTCATCGGCACGGTCGTGGCGCGGTACCACGGGGAGTACGAGGAAGCGGCCGCCGGGCACGCGCTGACCGGGGCCCAGGCACGCGTCCTCGGGCTGCTCTCCCTCGAACCTATGCCCATGCGCCGCATCGCGCAGAAGCTGAAGTGCGAGCCGTCGAACATCACGGGCATCGTCGACCGCCTGGCGGCGCGCGGGCTCGTCGAGCGGCGCCCCGACGCGGCCGACCGCCGCGTCAAGCTGGCGGCGCCCACGGCGGAGGGCGCGCGGGTCGCCCGGAGCCTGCGGGAGTCGCTGGACTTCGCGCGCGAGCCGCTTGCGGAGCTGTCACGCGAGGAGCGGCTCGTACTGCGGGGGCTGCTGCGGAGGATGGCGGGTCAGGAGATCTGA
- a CDS encoding helix-turn-helix domain-containing protein, with translation MREFAALALEEVPALAQDILREIRAEYPGLPVVLDDSGEPMALIGIRRALEGFVQQLASQEGRPRYHLEVFQEFGRGEGLHGRSLDSLQAIYRLGVRLAWRRLAEIGQQIEIPPPAMYELAESGFEYLDGLVDQSVRGYAEAAAREAGERLRLQRKLMELLLSDRRSDSAPGTSYGSGQSTGSGSGAAALGNGLGERAARVGWQLPERVAVGVLLRPAREAVAPAVGEGVLLDMEAEQPRMVVPDPDAAGRPELLRRAMTGWSGAIGPPVPLADAAKSLRWAEAAVRLMERGLLPSGEVLHCTEHTEALVLLQPEELIEDLARRCLAPLEHCGPAHGRRLAETLLAWLETRGGAPEVAARLGVHPQTVRYRLRQIRELWGDEVDDPDRRFELELVLRARRLRGQLGRA, from the coding sequence GTGCGGGAGTTCGCCGCGCTCGCCCTGGAGGAGGTGCCCGCGCTCGCCCAGGACATCCTGCGCGAGATCCGCGCCGAGTACCCCGGCCTGCCCGTCGTCCTCGACGACTCGGGCGAGCCGATGGCGCTGATCGGCATCCGCCGCGCCCTGGAGGGCTTCGTCCAGCAACTGGCGTCACAGGAGGGCCGCCCCCGCTACCACCTGGAGGTCTTCCAGGAGTTCGGCCGCGGCGAGGGCCTGCACGGCCGCAGCCTCGACTCGCTCCAGGCCATCTACCGCCTGGGCGTACGCCTCGCCTGGCGCCGCCTCGCCGAGATCGGCCAGCAGATCGAGATCCCGCCGCCGGCCATGTACGAACTCGCCGAGTCCGGCTTCGAGTATCTGGACGGCCTCGTCGACCAGTCCGTGCGCGGCTACGCGGAGGCGGCGGCCCGCGAGGCGGGCGAACGGCTGCGCCTGCAGCGCAAGTTGATGGAACTGCTGCTCTCCGACCGGCGCTCCGACAGCGCGCCGGGGACGTCGTACGGCTCAGGACAGAGCACCGGCTCCGGCTCCGGCGCCGCGGCCCTCGGCAACGGCCTCGGCGAGCGCGCCGCCCGCGTCGGCTGGCAGCTGCCCGAACGCGTCGCCGTCGGCGTCCTGCTGCGCCCGGCGCGGGAGGCCGTCGCGCCCGCCGTCGGCGAGGGCGTCCTGCTCGACATGGAGGCCGAGCAGCCCCGCATGGTCGTGCCCGACCCCGACGCGGCGGGCCGCCCCGAACTCCTGCGCCGCGCCATGACCGGCTGGTCCGGCGCCATCGGCCCGCCCGTGCCGCTCGCCGATGCCGCGAAGTCGCTGCGCTGGGCGGAGGCGGCGGTGCGCCTCATGGAGCGCGGACTGCTGCCCTCCGGCGAGGTCCTGCACTGCACGGAGCACACCGAGGCGCTGGTGCTGCTCCAGCCCGAGGAGCTGATCGAGGACCTGGCCCGCCGCTGTCTGGCGCCCCTGGAGCACTGCGGCCCCGCCCACGGCCGCCGCCTCGCCGAGACCCTGCTGGCCTGGCTGGAGACCCGCGGCGGCGCCCCCGAGGTGGCGGCCCGGCTCGGCGTACACCCCCAGACGGTCCGCTACCGCCTGCGACAGATAAGGGAGCTCTGGGGCGACGAGGTGGACGACCCGGACCGGCGCTTCGAGCTGGAACTGGTGCTGCGGGCCCGCAGGTTGAGGGGACAATTGGGAAGGGCGTGA
- a CDS encoding DUF3068 domain-containing protein, which translates to MRRTASPLSLILLGLGAFLLVLAPMLAWYVEPRAKRTPVDVDITTVFKGKGSYFDTEKIKTVHDKNLTITRQVRGDVADSEDSGRAVWDVSTSVDPDKSLPAADPHDSLQWTLERWVTDRKTNAPVHCCGEEPYFEGEAYLKFPFDVEKRSYTWWDNTLGATVPLTYRGTKKIQGYEGYKFTAKVKPTKTGTRQVPGRMVGQPKKSQVIADEYYANHGIELVADQRTGRIIYAAIGPRKTLRAPGSEKDATVLLDSDRIAFTPATQKAQVKLADDDSSRLELVGETLPLGAYVLGGVLAVAGIVLVVRGRQDDGANGPGRRGNGAEPDSPDPDTSPTALQPSTM; encoded by the coding sequence ATGCGCCGCACCGCCTCCCCTCTCTCGCTGATCCTTCTCGGGCTCGGCGCGTTTCTTCTGGTTCTGGCTCCGATGCTGGCCTGGTACGTCGAGCCACGCGCGAAACGCACGCCCGTGGATGTCGACATCACGACCGTCTTCAAAGGCAAGGGAAGCTATTTCGACACCGAGAAGATCAAGACGGTCCACGACAAGAACCTCACCATCACCCGTCAGGTGCGCGGCGACGTGGCCGACAGCGAGGACAGCGGGCGCGCGGTCTGGGACGTGTCCACGTCGGTGGATCCGGACAAATCCCTGCCCGCGGCCGACCCGCACGACTCGCTCCAGTGGACGCTGGAGCGCTGGGTCACCGACCGGAAGACGAACGCGCCGGTGCACTGCTGCGGCGAGGAGCCGTACTTCGAGGGCGAGGCGTACCTGAAGTTCCCCTTCGACGTGGAGAAGCGGTCCTACACCTGGTGGGACAACACGCTGGGCGCGACCGTGCCGCTCACGTACCGCGGCACGAAGAAGATCCAGGGGTACGAGGGATACAAGTTCACGGCGAAGGTGAAGCCCACCAAGACGGGCACGCGCCAGGTGCCGGGACGGATGGTGGGACAGCCGAAGAAGAGCCAGGTCATCGCCGACGAGTACTACGCCAACCACGGCATCGAGCTCGTCGCGGACCAGCGCACCGGCCGGATCATCTACGCCGCGATCGGCCCCCGCAAGACGCTGCGCGCGCCGGGGTCGGAGAAGGACGCGACGGTGCTGCTCGACAGCGACCGGATCGCGTTCACGCCGGCCACGCAGAAGGCTCAGGTGAAGCTCGCGGACGACGACAGCAGTCGGCTTGAACTGGTCGGTGAGACGCTGCCGCTCGGTGCGTACGTGCTGGGCGGGGTACTCGCCGTGGCGGGCATCGTGCTCGTCGTACGCGGGCGTCAGGACGACGGGGCGAACGGTCCCGGGCGGCGCGGGAACGGAGCGGAGCCGGACAGTCCGGATCCGGACACGTCACCGACCGCCCTGCAGCCCAGCACGATGTGA
- a CDS encoding glycosyltransferase family 4 protein — MPQHVPSSLRAATPRRAERIPALPPQPRRIVFLAHRDLGNPAAGGSELLVDRLADGLSKQGHQVTLLCGGPAAYRDYRVVSAGGDLGHYLRARTAFTRQVGDCDLLVEVCNGMPYLAPLWHRGPTLCLVNHVHTDLWGMRFQGALAPAARIGRRLEHWALSGAQRGNLLVAVSPSTATALRAIGVDRDRIRIVHNGVEEPGPLHARSDEPLFLAMGRLVEYKRIDLLLRLWERVRPVTGGRLVIVGDGPERQRLEQLAGPGVEFKGHVSEAEKHRLLCEAWMLLHPSAVEGWGLVITEAATRSTPSIGFDVPGVRDSVEDGVTGLLARGESSFAAAWCTLALSAERRRALGKAAGERAAQFRWGNTVRQFQAVAAEAVAAHQVSQGRPGSQDQAPQGPPTPQRSA; from the coding sequence ATGCCCCAGCACGTACCGTCCTCGCTGCGCGCGGCCACCCCACGCCGCGCGGAGCGCATTCCGGCGCTTCCCCCACAGCCGCGCCGGATCGTCTTCCTCGCCCACCGCGACCTCGGCAACCCAGCCGCGGGCGGCTCCGAACTCCTCGTCGACCGGCTCGCCGACGGCCTCAGCAAACAGGGCCACCAGGTCACCTTGCTGTGCGGCGGGCCCGCCGCGTACCGCGACTACCGAGTCGTGTCCGCCGGCGGCGACCTCGGCCACTACCTGCGGGCCCGCACCGCGTTCACCCGACAGGTCGGCGACTGCGACCTGCTCGTCGAGGTCTGCAACGGCATGCCGTACCTGGCGCCGCTGTGGCACCGCGGGCCCACCCTGTGCCTCGTCAACCACGTCCACACCGACCTGTGGGGGATGCGCTTCCAGGGCGCGCTCGCCCCCGCCGCCCGGATCGGCCGCAGACTCGAACACTGGGCGCTCTCGGGCGCCCAGCGCGGGAACCTCCTCGTGGCCGTCTCGCCGTCGACGGCCACGGCGCTGCGCGCGATCGGCGTCGACCGCGACCGCATCCGCATCGTGCACAACGGTGTGGAGGAGCCGGGCCCGCTGCACGCCCGCTCCGACGAACCGCTGTTCCTGGCGATGGGGCGGCTCGTCGAGTACAAGCGGATCGATCTGCTGTTACGCCTGTGGGAGCGCGTCAGACCCGTCACGGGCGGCCGGCTCGTGATCGTGGGCGACGGCCCCGAGCGGCAACGGCTCGAACAACTCGCCGGTCCCGGCGTGGAGTTCAAGGGTCATGTCTCCGAGGCGGAGAAGCACCGGCTGCTCTGTGAGGCGTGGATGCTGCTGCATCCGTCGGCCGTGGAGGGCTGGGGGCTCGTCATCACCGAGGCGGCGACCCGTTCGACGCCCTCGATCGGCTTCGACGTGCCGGGCGTACGCGACTCCGTGGAGGACGGCGTGACCGGTCTCCTCGCCCGGGGCGAGAGCTCCTTCGCCGCCGCCTGGTGCACCCTCGCGCTCAGCGCCGAGCGCCGCAGGGCCCTCGGCAAGGCCGCAGGGGAGCGGGCCGCCCAGTTCCGCTGGGGCAACACGGTGCGGCAGTTCCAGGCGGTGGCGGCCGAAGCGGTCGCCGCACACCAGGTGTCCCAAGGGCGGCCCGGCTCCCAGGACCAGGCGCCCCAAGGACCCCCGACTCCCCAGAGGTCTGCGTGA
- a CDS encoding class I SAM-dependent methyltransferase, which translates to MKDPSLRRSATLFRAFLREQQEPERCYTLLARDAADQVEAYGPVKDRVVVDIGGGGGYFTEEFRRRGAQSFLFEPDPAELGPKPPEGAVVADGYLLPLADGVADVTFSSNVLEHVDDPQTFLSEMVRVTRPGGLIYVSFTNWLSPWGGHEWAPWHYLGAERARARYERRTGKAAKHTLGENLFVHHVGATLRQVRGRDDVEIVSARSRYWPFLAGAITKVPGVREVATWNLLLILRRCP; encoded by the coding sequence GTGAAGGACCCTTCGCTGCGCCGCTCCGCCACCCTCTTCCGGGCCTTCCTGCGCGAGCAGCAGGAGCCCGAGCGGTGCTACACGCTCCTCGCCCGCGACGCAGCCGACCAGGTCGAGGCGTACGGACCGGTGAAGGACCGCGTCGTCGTCGACATCGGCGGCGGGGGCGGATACTTCACGGAGGAGTTCCGGAGGCGCGGCGCGCAGTCCTTCCTCTTCGAGCCCGACCCCGCCGAGCTGGGGCCCAAGCCGCCGGAGGGCGCGGTCGTCGCCGACGGCTATCTGCTGCCGCTCGCGGACGGCGTCGCCGACGTCACGTTCTCCTCGAACGTCCTGGAGCACGTCGACGACCCGCAGACGTTCCTCAGCGAGATGGTCCGGGTCACCAGGCCCGGCGGGCTGATCTACGTCTCGTTCACCAACTGGCTCTCCCCCTGGGGCGGTCACGAGTGGGCGCCCTGGCACTACCTGGGCGCCGAACGGGCCCGGGCCCGCTACGAACGACGTACCGGCAAGGCCGCGAAGCACACGCTCGGCGAGAACCTCTTCGTCCACCACGTCGGGGCGACGCTGCGCCAGGTGCGCGGCCGCGACGACGTGGAGATCGTGTCGGCGCGCTCCCGCTACTGGCCCTTCCTGGCCGGGGCGATCACCAAGGTGCCGGGTGTGCGCGAGGTCGCGACCTGGAATCTCCTCCTCATCCTCAGGCGGTGTCCATGA